One region of Hymenobacter oligotrophus genomic DNA includes:
- a CDS encoding trypsin-like peptidase domain-containing protein, with translation MAATPTPSSLLQEVKAHPLSIATAAILRSTIQFFYTRKGRIAACGSGVLLTVDNRFFVVTAAHVLAGQAYTTFVILPPNEVTLAGTLLTTSPPPPGRRQDDKIDLAVLELTDEGQIARLQESYQFLTLNELSTSPRHLTDVYLSVGFPAAKTRSFNGHVKTAPYPLQVQQTKEFDYAGLRLHPGTHLVLDFTGDVLSAANPQPHRRPKMEGISGSGLWDTGNFLLGDPAHERKLVGIVTEELTVRRHKHLLVTRTTVLLEFMRQSFKLNIPVSTTVKVNLGRGLQRLTDWQAKQAAAAATTSA, from the coding sequence ATGGCTGCAACGCCTACTCCTTCATCGCTTTTACAAGAAGTAAAAGCCCACCCCTTGAGCATCGCCACGGCGGCGATACTCCGTTCCACTATTCAGTTCTTCTACACGCGCAAAGGCCGTATCGCGGCGTGCGGCAGTGGCGTCCTGCTGACAGTAGATAACCGTTTCTTTGTTGTTACGGCGGCGCACGTGCTGGCGGGTCAGGCCTACACAACCTTCGTCATCTTACCACCAAACGAAGTGACACTGGCTGGTACGCTGCTGACCACGTCCCCACCGCCTCCGGGTCGGCGCCAAGACGACAAGATTGACTTGGCAGTACTGGAGTTGACTGACGAAGGCCAAATCGCCCGGTTGCAGGAGTCTTATCAGTTCCTGACCTTGAATGAACTGTCGACCAGCCCTCGGCATCTAACGGACGTGTACCTGTCCGTGGGCTTCCCGGCGGCAAAAACCCGCTCGTTTAACGGGCATGTGAAAACGGCGCCTTACCCGCTGCAGGTGCAGCAGACAAAGGAGTTTGACTACGCCGGGCTCCGGCTCCACCCAGGCACACACTTGGTGCTTGACTTTACCGGTGATGTGCTTTCGGCCGCCAATCCCCAACCCCATCGGCGCCCTAAAATGGAGGGCATCAGCGGCAGCGGGCTCTGGGACACGGGTAACTTTCTGCTCGGTGACCCAGCACATGAGCGCAAGCTTGTGGGGATTGTGACAGAGGAATTGACCGTGCGCCGTCATAAACACTTGCTAGTAACGCGCACCACCGTGCTGCTGGAATTCATGCGCCAAAGCTTCAAGCTGAACATTCCCGTGTCTACCACGGTGAAAGTCAATCTAGGCCGAGGCCTACAGCGGCTAACTGATTGGCAAGCCAAGCAAGCGGCCGCGGCAGCAACAACTTCTGCTTAA